The proteins below are encoded in one region of Helianthus annuus cultivar XRQ/B chromosome 2, HanXRQr2.0-SUNRISE, whole genome shotgun sequence:
- the LOC110867888 gene encoding tubulin beta-2 chain encodes MREILHIQGGQCGNQIGAKFWEVVCAEHGIDSTGRYTGDQDLQLERVNVYYNEASCGRFVPRAILMDLEPGTMDSVRSGPCGQIFRPDNFVFGQSGAGNNWAKGHYTEGAELIDSVLDVVRKEAENCDCLQGFQVCHSLGGGTGSGMGTLLISKVREEYPDRMMLTFSVFPSPKVSDTVVEPYNATLSVHQLVENADECMVLDNEALYDICFRTLKLTTPSFGDLNHLISATMSGVTCCLRFPGQLNSDLRKLAVNLIPFPRLHFFMVGFAPLTSRGSQQYRALTVPELTQQMWDAKNMMCAADPRHGRYLTASAMFRGKMSTKEVDEQMINVQNKNSSYFVEWIPNNVKSTVCDIPPTGLKMASTFIGNSTSIQEMFRRVSEQFTAMFRRKAFLHWYTGEGMDEMEFTEAESNMNDLVSEYQQYQDATADEEGEYEEDEEGYEEEEA; translated from the exons ATGAGAGAAATCCTCCACATCCAAGGCGGCCAATGCGGCAACCAGATCGGAGCCAAGTTCTGGGAGGTGGTCTGCGCGGAGCACGGCATCGACTCCACCGGCCGTTACACCGGCGACCAGGATCTCCAACTCGAGCGTGTCAACGTCTACTACAACGAAGCCAGTTGCGGCAGGTTCGTTCCACGCGCCATTCTTATGGACCTTGAGCCTGGTACCATGGACAGTGTCCGATCCGGCCCCTGCGGTCAGATATTTCGGCCGGATAACTTCGTGTTCGGTCAGTCCGGTGCCGGGAATAACTGGGCGAAAGGGCATTACACGGAAGGAGCGGAGTTGATCGATTCGGTTCTTGATGTTGTCAGGAAGGAGGCTGAGAATTGTGATTGCCTTCAAG GATTTCAGGTATGCCATTCATTGGGTGGTGGCACAGGGTCCGGAATGGGGACTTTGCTGATATCCAAGGTAAGGGAGGAGTATCCGGACCGGATGATGCTCACCTTCTCGGTTTTCCCGTCACCCAAGGTGTCCGACACAGTGGTCGAGCCCTACAATGCCACCCTATCGGTGCATCAACTGGTCGAGAATGCAGACGAATGCATGGTCCTCGACAATGAGGCTCTTTATGATATCTGTTTCCGTACACTCAAGCTCACCACTCCCAGCT TTGGAGATTTGAACCACTTAATCTCCGCCACCATGAGCGGTGTCACCTGCTGCCTCCGCTTCCCAGGTCAACTAAACTCCGACCTCCGCAAGCTTGCAGTCAACCTAATCCCATTCCCTCGGCTCCACTTCTTCATGGTCGGGTTCGCACCCCTAACCTCGCGTGGGTCCCAGCAATACCGCGCTCTCACAGTACCCGAGCTCACCCAACAAATGTGGGATGCCAAAAACATGATGTGTGCAGCCGATCCCCGCCACGGCCGCTACTTAACCGCTTCAGCCATGTTCCGCGGTAAAATGAGCACTAAAGAGGTGGATGAACAAATGATCAATGTACAAAACAAGAACTCGTCTTACTTTGTTGAATGGATCCCAAACAATGTGAAGTCAACCGTTTGTGACATCCCACCAACGGGTCTGAAAATGGCGTCCACGTTTATTGGAAACTCGACATCGATTCAGGAAATGTTTAGGCGTGTGAGCGAGCAGTTTACCGCCATGTTTAGGAGAAAGGCTTTCTTGCATTGGTACACAGGTGAAGGAATGGATGAGATGGAGTTTACTGAAGCTGAAAGTAACATGAATGATTTGGTTTCGGAGTATCAACAATACCAAGATGCAACTGCTGATGAGGAAGGTGAGTACGAGGAAGATGAAGAGGGGTACGAGGAGGAAGAGGCTTGA